A region of Dermochelys coriacea isolate rDerCor1 chromosome 1, rDerCor1.pri.v4, whole genome shotgun sequence DNA encodes the following proteins:
- the LOC119843544 gene encoding ribosomal L1 domain-containing protein 1-like — MRQHTATEGACATLMSIAEGKISDYTPKIEWTYATHLQEQQSQEKLAVQALLAYTKTKDKTDELLLNENENVYLMVTVWKIPPQEQVIKIPLPHGIRPEKSEVCLFTKDEPELSAEQTENLYKELLIQNGITSISQIISYKTLKKEYKPFEAKRRLLNRFHLFLANDRIRRLLPSHIGKHFYQSKKAPLSVNLKAKNLAKELNKHIQGTILPVTNKGCCYTARVGHTGMKADELLENVTVASEVISNKLPKNWKNIKVLHLKTLKSVALPIFNSYICNLDELDKQPSLHQKGGQKKKGKKRKPKAATEQTSTKAKVTAEKKKNATTKGLEMEQKRKAETLAVTEPDEDDGEIPQLVPIQTEVSIAGQEKTEPNQTPEKAVNMIRKPKTPLGKRKTSLAPETPKTKLKLAENETDLPTPAQEKQPKKPRIPKEVVKDKELKKTPKKTAAKSFVTSHGGKLVKSAKKAPKTPKQMPKKMKVPQSA; from the coding sequence GCAGTGCAGGCCTTGCTTGCATACACAAAGACCAAAGATAAAACAGATGAACTGCTTTTGAATGAGAATGAGAATGTATACTTAATGGTGACAGTATGGAAAATCCCACCACAAGAACAAGTTATCAAAATACCACTTCCTCACGGTATTCGACCAGAAAAATCTGAAGTTTGTCTATTCACAAAAGATGAACCTGAATTATCTGCAGAACAGACCGAAAACTTGTACAAGGAACTGTTGATCCAGAATGGGATCACAAGTATCAGCCAGATCATCTCATATAAAACTCTCAAAAAAGAATACAAACCATTTGAAGCAAAGCGTCGTCTCCTGAACAGATTTCACCTCTTTCTGGCCAATGATCGAATTAGAAGGCTTTTGCCCTCACATATAGGGAAACACTTTTATCAAAGCAAAAAGGCACCTTTATCTGTAAACCTGAAAGCCAAGAATCTAGCTAAGGAACTAAACAAACATATCCAGGGAACTATACTTCCAGTTACCAACAAGGGGTGTTGTTATACAGCGCGTGTAGGTCACACTGGAATGAAAGCTGATGAATTATTAGAAAATGTCACTGTTGCTTCTGAGGTGATTTCCAATAAGTTGCCAAAGAATTGGAAGAATATTAAAGTTCTTCACCTCAAAACACTCAAATCTGTTGCTCTCCCAATCTTCAATTCATACATCTGCAATTTAGATGAGCTTGACAAGCAGCCATCTCTCCATCAAAAGGGAggacagaaaaagaaaggaaagaaaagaaaaccgaAGGCAGCCACAGAACAGACTTCAACTAAAGCCAAAGTGACAGCtgaaaagaagaagaatgctACTACCAAAGGCCTTGAGATGGaacaaaagagaaaagcagaaaCCTTGGCAGTCACAGAACCAGATGAGGATGATGGAGAAATTCCACAACTTGTTCCTATTCAAACAGAAGTCAGTATAGCTGGGCAGGAGAAAACTGAAccaaatcagactccagaaaaAGCTGTAAACATGATCAGAAAACCTAAGACACCACTTGGTAAGAGAAAGACATCATTGGCTCCGGAGACtccaaaaacaaaactgaaattggCTGAAAATGAGACAGATTTGCCAACACCAGCTCAAGAGAAACAACCCAAGAAGCCCAGGATCCCAAAGGAAGTAGTAAAGGATAAGGAGCTGAAAAAGACTCccaaaaaaacagcagcaaaatccTTTGTGACATCTCATGGGGGCAAGCTTGTAAAATCAGCCAAGAAAGCTCCCAAAACACCAAAACAGATGCCCAAGAAAATGAAAGTCCCACAATCAGCCTGA